In one Silene latifolia isolate original U9 population chromosome 10, ASM4854445v1, whole genome shotgun sequence genomic region, the following are encoded:
- the LOC141608174 gene encoding uncharacterized protein LOC141608174 produces the protein MIAYLKIATMQKSKFRTFKITQVPRDQNVEADALATLGATFQPTELSNIPITHVLTPAIQKEPDHNPVKEDVRMQYTQGARTLVSTVGQQDADWRVPYLNWLRDGTLPEDRKEAQSFRIKASRYIMIDNILFRKSLAGPCLRCLSKEEAETVLQDVHGGECGNHAGGRSLSNKILRQGTSGPPCAQMPLIMPNDVSHVKRRLQQSTSQQNQCTRLSLHGHS, from the coding sequence atgATAGCCTACTTGAAGATAGCCACAATGCAAAAGTCAAAGTTTAGAACATTCAAGATAACTCAGGTGCCACgggatcagaacgtggaagcagacgccctgGCAACGTTGGGGGCAACCTTCCAGCCCACAGAACTATCAAACATACCTATCACCCATGTGTTGACCCCGGCAATCCAGAAGGAGCCAGATCACAATCCGGTGAAAGAGGATGTACGCATGCAGTATACGCAGGGAGCCAGGACGCTGGTTTCCACAGTAGGACAACAGGATGCAGATTGGAGGGTCCCATACCTAAATTGGCTAAGGGATGGGACACTCCCTGAAGACAGAAAGGAAGCACAGAGTTTCAGGATAAAAGCTTCCAGGTATATCATGATTGATAACATTCTCTTTAGAAAGTCATTGGCAGGACCATGCCTCAGATGCTTGAGCAAAGAGGAAGCAGAAACAGTGCTGCAGGATGTACACGGCGGGGAATGCGGGAACCATGCTGGAGGACGAAGTCTATCAAACAAAATATTGAGACAgggtacttctggcccaccatgcgcgCAGATGCCGTTAATCATGCCAAACGATGTGAGTCATGTCAAAAGGCGGCTCCAGcaatccaccagccagcagaaccaATGCACCCGATTATCTCTCCATGGCCATTCATGA
- the LOC141608175 gene encoding wax ester synthase/diacylglycerol acyltransferase 5-like has translation MDRKKHSLEALCTYKITRIDLKTLGLRAIAALVYRVISHPSLLFSNVVGPKEEISFFGHPIDFIAPSACGIPQALIVHFQSYMDKMTLILAIDQDVIPDPQTLCDDCFGKFLPI, from the exons ATGGACAGAAAGAAACACTCACTTGAGGCATTGTGTACTTACAAAATTACTAGGATTGATCTCAAAACACTTGGGCTTCGG GCGATCGCTGCTTTAGTGTACCGGGTTATTTCGCATCCTTCATTGCTCTTTTCAAACGTCGTTGGTCCGAAGGAAGAAATAAGCTTTTTTGGCCATCCCATTGATTTCATTGCTCCAAGCGCCTGCGGAATACCACAA GCATTGATAGTCCATTTTCAGAGTTACATGGATAAGATGACCCTGATTTTAGCCATTGATCAAGATGTTATCCCTGATCCACAAACACTATGTGAtgattgttttggtaaatttctaccaatttag
- the LOC141608176 gene encoding F-box/kelch-repeat protein At3g23880-like: MGDEYSTNANKKQVVEQQTYFSDDLMNEEILTRLPVKSVLRFKSVSKQWYSTLSSFNFANTHLLKSPLSHPSASVNTLFIKCRLNCYLFSYDDDDNDDQISSNVQGNLVKLNIDFDDEEDDLQLTGCCNGLICLSNTFGATPASNEYFIIWNPATRKLHKYASYGYLECFNEEQYFFVAPGFGYVSSVNDYKYVRILKVLSYIGEGEYSSTNSIVHIFSLKENKWRKIDFDHDAVFPYGRALLINEKIVLGRS, encoded by the coding sequence ATGGGAGACGAATACTCAACTAATGCTAACAAGAAACAAGTTGTTGAGCAACAAACATACTTCTCTGATGATCTGATGAATGAAGAAATACTTACAAGATTACCTGTCAAATCCGTTCTTCGATTTAAATCAGTTTCCAAACAATGGTATTCTACTCTTTCTTCTTTCAATTTTGCCAATACCCACCTTTTGAAATCTCCCTTGTCTCACCCATCTGCTTCTGTTAACACCTTGTTTATCAAATGCCGTCTTAATTGCTACCTATTttcttatgatgatgatgataatgatgatcaAATTTCTAGTAATGTACAAGGTAATTTGGTTAAACTAAACATCGACTTTGACGACGAGGAAGATGATCTCCAACTTACAGGGTGTTGTAATGGGTTGATTTGTTTAAGTAATACGTTCGGTGCAACACCGGCTTCTAATGAATATTTTATTATATGGAACCCGGCTACTCGTAAGCTGCACAAATATGCGTCATACGGGTATTTAGAGTGTTTTAATGAAGAACAATACTTTTTTGTAGCTCCTGGATTTGGATATGTATCGTCTGTTAATGACTACAAATATGTTCGAATTTTGAAAGTGCTTTCGTATATCGGAGAAGGTGAATACTCTAGTACCAATAGTATTGTCCATATCTTCTCCCTCAAGGAAAATAAGTGgaggaaaattgattttgatcATGATGCTGTCTTTCCTTATGGACGAGCTCTGCTTATTAATGAAAAAATTGTATTGGGCCGCTCGTAG